The Sabethes cyaneus chromosome 1, idSabCyanKW18_F2, whole genome shotgun sequence DNA segment TGAAGAGCGCAGGCTGCGATTAGCTCGACTGGGTTGGGAGGGCCAGGAGCCTCCATGGTGCTGTACACAGTGCGGTCCGGTTGTAGAGTAGGACGAAGAGAAGGCTCGTTACGATCAGGATGCACTAATTATTTATTGTACGGACTTATTGAACGGTTTATTGTAGACGGAACGAGGTTGCCTGGAAGTGCAGGCTGGAAGACTTCTTCCAAACCACCGTGAATAGGACCAGGACGACTGAGATGGCAGCAATCAGATAAACAAGCGTTGTTTGTAACGTCAACTGAGGAACAAGACGAGGTTGTTACGGGGTCAGAAGGAGCTTCCATTATGCCTCGTTGCGTGCGTCCTGGCAAACCAGTAGTTCTTCTACTTTCATGCTCGGCAAACTCGTAGGTGATGAAGTTGTCGTTCCAGGCGATTCCGCTAGAGAAGACTGatcaaactgtgttgtacataaatcgtgaatctcggatgacctcaATCttcagttttgcaagtttctggggagttcatgggtgtattaatatacaaatttcccacacagtaaagtagaaaacaactcccccaattgcttagcctgataaaacaaagcggatagcatttaaatattcgccatcattacaaagcatttcgccgaataccattttgcggaacaccaattctcggttgaccataacgcggattatagtttcgcagaatagcatttccgaaaaaccttacgcaggatgtaccatttcacggaaaatctttttgtagaatgtactatttcgcaggggtgacccaactgaaggaaagtaatagaggtcagtagatctaggaaaataaataatcctagatagaggtgatctctacggggggctgcccccgcagtggccggcgcttccgacggcaggtcgccggcaacactcgcggcctgtggccgtctcgcactgaattatctaatgttactgttgatagtttttggtggtcttgttattgattaatgttttatgaaagagtctaaaattactcgagttcgattagtttttgagttacgaaaaaaattttgttttatttgtatgagagttcttatccccctaccacaggggtgaggggactcaaaccatcattaaaaaaatcctgccttcaaaaccccccacatgccaaattttcttccatttgattaattagttctcgagttatgagtaaatttgtattccatttgtataggagccccccgttctaaagtgggaaggggtctcaattcaccatagaaaaaattcttgtctccaaaaacacccacatgtaaaattttgttccatttgcttgattagttctcgagttatgcagaaatttgtgtttcatttgtattggaacccccctcttagtggggggacggGTCTCTaaacatcataagaaccttccctggccccaaaaacccctatatgcaaattttcacgccaatcggttcagtagttttcgattctataaggaacattcgggcagacagacagaaatacatttttataggtatagattttgcaACGGGtgacagccccccccccccccccgcagaaaccactactatttgagtacatgcattttcctagattACCGACGAcaagtagggattatcccttagttaagtccgaacgagcggcagcgagtaagcaCAACATATACCCGACGTTTGTGCAGGtaccgtgattattttcggcgaATATGACGCCCGGCCATTCGTGTTTtagcctttcgtgattcggccatttgtgattcggccgttcgtgattcgaccattagatatattatgccttttgttatttcggccatttgtgtttcggccattcgtagctAATCCCTGTCAGCCCAGCGGATACTTTTTCATCAAATCCAGTCAACAACTTCCACGAGCAAAAACTGTAAAAATCGGTGACCTAGTATATAAGACACAACCACATGGTTGACGTAGCAATAGGTTAGTCTCGGGGGCAAAATTATAATGACAACAGTTAACGTTCAACCAATTCACGCACGTCCAATCACAATTGCTGAAACGCTGGTAATATAAATTGCACTAGATTTGAAGGTAACCCTTATAAGGACACAAATTTTCTAGCTTATTTACAGTCTAACAATGTTTCATTATTTCAATAACGCGCACTTAGACGTCAATAGTGCATTTAAAACTACTTTTTAATCATCTCAAGGAATCTACTAACAAAATAATCCATATTATCTTCCCTGCACGAGACTGCAGAAAATTATTGACATCGTCCACTGACAATTTCATATGTTCAAGTTAGATCAAAGTCACCCCCTTGCTGGAATCAATCCACCAAGACTGTAATGAAGAGCCGATTTGTTAACGTTAACCCCCGACTTATAGTTACTTTATACGCAAAATAAATACCGATCAAAAAGGCTGATGAATTATAAAACAGCCATATGGTTCGGAAATTACGCAAATGGTTTCAAAACGCacagcaaagcagcaaatttaAATGACTGATTGGGCGTATCACCATTCACCTTCCGAATCAAGGTCGGCTTCAGGCAATAAGTCCATAGGCATACTCAAACTACCGTTCAATCAGCCTAAAATTCACCCTGCTAACCTACATATTTCCTGTTTCCCCTAACACAAAGCTAAACACACACGCCGGCAAGAAGTATCACAAATCGGTTTGCAATTAATCGGATATTGGCTCGCACCCTCTTCCCAAAACCCATAAACCGATCCACCGGTGTTGCTCTCGATTTTgtctaaaatttgaaatatCATCCTCCAAACTGATGCGAACAATTTAAGCCTAGCCGATCAATCAGGCGTGGCGTGTCGAATGAGCAAAATGAGCACGCAAATCAGACCCACCAAAGAAAAAAGGGAACCGGAAAGCGAAATTTAAATGAATTAAACACTCATTAAAGCTGCCCTCTGCCAACGAGATTCTGGTCTGGTATCTGGCTGGTCAATGCGATCATATTGTACGGATGTCTGCCGGAAAGTGAGTTCGATCGGATTGAAAACGTATCATTTTCGCTTTCCACTTCGCTTTATTGAACGCGTGTTTTCCAATAAATTTGAAGTCACTATTGCTGTAGCAGAGCATTCAGTGCGGCACTGATGAAAAGAAGACTTGCTATGAAGTAGAGCGTAAGAGTGCAGTGTTGAACGATCAGCACCCCGGTTACTACGTTGGAGATCAGCTGCCCGACACGTCCAATCAAAGCAGTCAAAGATACAGCTGTACCTTTAACCCGCGTCGGGAACAGTGACACCTGCATCGATCGTACAAGAATTATGCTAACGGCTGCAACGGTTATTTCAACGCAGAACAATATGGCGGCTACGTAGGTGTGCGTTACATATTGCAGTATAACGCCAACACCGCCTGCAGCGATCAGGTTAGCGTAAATCAATGTTTTCTCTCCGAAGCGACTGAGTAATATCGAAATCAGCAACGTATAGGTTCCTACTAGCGCACCCAGGATGAGTGTGTAGATGTACGTTTCCGGACGAATTGTGTCGTCGCAGGTGGAACTATCGGCCGGATCCATGGTGGTGGTGCTTGTTCTGTTTAATTGGATGATACTACAGATTGCACTCTCCGTTGGGCCTTGTGTTGAAAAaacgagattcatgatttgagGATACCAGATGCCTAATCCACCGTAACTGGAAGAACAGGGGTAGATAAATTAGCATTGACTTCTTTGGGGGTATTACAGTCGACTTACGTTCCGTAGACACTAACAGTTTGGAAGGAACAAACTAGCAAAGAAATGGAGTGTGGAAATTTCATCAGGGGAGTGATTTGGTTCCGTAACTTTTGCAATAGCGCAGGCTGTTGGTTTGGAACTTCCGGTGGATGGCTTTCCGACTTTAGAGAGTGTACCTCAAATGGAGAATCAGCGCCTTTGTTGTGTCGATGAATCCAGCGAAACACGTCCAATGCTTCGTCACATCGACCCTGCTCCAGAAGAAATCGCGGAGTTTCTGGATAGAAACAAAGTAGGAGTCCGGATATAAATCCAGGAAGGGCATTGACCACAAAGAGTAGTCGCCATGGGCGAATCGTAAAATTGTTGGTGATTGAAATCGACCAATCATACGATAAAATCCACCAGGCCATCGCTAATTGtggtatacgttattatttttcattgaaatgaaaatgactGTATCACTATCACCTGCAACGTAGAAAAATCCGAACCCAGCAATTGCGCA contains these protein-coding regions:
- the LOC128735888 gene encoding synaptic vesicle glycoprotein 2B-like; its protein translation is MHPKQIPLNLTDEKQPYTYDEALKEAGFGRAQISLTILCGFCLMASANESMGVGIILPASQCDLELDLSRKGLVGGAVFLGVMISTYYWGYQTDIQGRHAVLRKTLLAATSCSLVACFVNNFHLLLALRFLVGLFIAAPGSTGIVYLGEFCPAKYRGQMISYACAIAGFGFFYVAAMAWWILSYDWSISITNNFTIRPWRLLFVVNALPGFISGLLLCFYPETPRFLLEQGRCDEALDVFRWIHRHNKGADSPFEVHSLKSESHPPEVPNQQPALLQKLRNQITPLMKFPHSISLLVCSFQTVSVYGTYGGLGIWYPQIMNLVFSTQGPTESAICSIIQLNRTSTTTMDPADSSTCDDTIRPETYIYTLILGALVGTYTLLISILLSRFGEKTLIYANLIAAGGVGVILQYVTHTYVAAILFCVEITVAAVSIILVRSMQVSLFPTRVKGTAVSLTALIGRVGQLISNVVTGVLIVQHCTLTLYFIASLLFISAALNALLQQ